In Legionella sp. PATHC035, a genomic segment contains:
- a CDS encoding alpha/beta hydrolase → MLKQLLVILFVFILIFVLSFSLQRYFIYFPSPGQPDRKAFEAEDMQLIEIPVADGLTLNSWYKPSVDKKPTILYLHGNAGHIGYRMYLVRQFLSEGFGVLLLEYRGYGGNPGKPSESGLYQDARAAMKFLQHQGIQTKSIVLYGESLGTGVATQMATEFPVCALVLQSPYTSFTALARFHYPWLFMPLRDKYDSLSRIQKIYTPVLMLHGKLDQIVPYEQGVVLFNHANQPKKWIEFSNKGHQDLWSPHFAHSVMHFINSYCVPTK, encoded by the coding sequence ATGCTCAAACAATTGCTAGTGATTCTCTTTGTTTTTATTTTAATTTTCGTATTGTCTTTTTCATTGCAGCGTTATTTCATTTATTTTCCATCCCCGGGGCAGCCTGATCGAAAGGCTTTTGAAGCGGAAGATATGCAACTCATTGAAATTCCTGTTGCCGATGGATTGACTTTAAATTCTTGGTACAAACCTTCTGTGGATAAGAAACCGACGATACTGTATTTGCATGGCAATGCAGGTCATATTGGTTATCGTATGTATTTGGTTCGTCAATTTTTATCAGAAGGTTTTGGCGTGTTATTGCTTGAATACCGCGGATATGGCGGCAATCCTGGAAAACCAAGCGAATCTGGTTTGTACCAGGATGCTCGAGCGGCTATGAAGTTTTTACAGCACCAGGGAATCCAGACCAAGAGCATCGTGCTTTATGGCGAATCATTAGGAACTGGGGTTGCCACACAAATGGCAACGGAATTTCCCGTATGTGCTCTGGTTTTACAGTCTCCTTACACGTCTTTCACCGCTCTGGCTCGATTTCATTATCCTTGGTTATTCATGCCATTAAGGGATAAGTATGATTCTTTATCACGGATTCAAAAAATTTATACCCCTGTTTTAATGCTGCATGGGAAATTGGATCAAATTGTGCCCTATGAGCAAGGCGTTGTCCTCTTTAATCATGCCAATCAACCTAAAAAATGGATTGAATTTTCCAATAAAGGACATCAGGATTTATGGAGTCCCCATTTCGCCCACAGTGTAATGCATTTTATTAATTCTTATTGTGTTCCTACAAAATAA
- a CDS encoding GNAT family N-acetyltransferase — MQQKLLIGSILMPLIHDFHEIEKHFFSLISLSYLDYQTIAAFETGVLASGLNPAFVTQVNEHFLKDLEQCKSYFSQKNVPWALVIPETTPSLSKEECQLPPDYKLVDSGVGMVFDLLSHNLHAADVGLEFKLMNDDLDTWSIPLIHGFQSTPEITQIYTLRHAEALKKCKGIYHFSGFLAGEAVVSMTLTVKEHLARIDDLATLPNVQKRGFASAMMTYALKNALALKVQNCFLEASKAGLNLYQRIGFQPLFTNHYYEL; from the coding sequence ATGCAGCAAAAATTACTAATTGGGTCTATTTTAATGCCACTGATTCATGATTTTCATGAAATTGAAAAGCACTTTTTTTCGCTCATCAGCTTAAGTTATCTTGATTATCAAACAATCGCTGCATTTGAAACCGGAGTACTTGCCTCAGGGCTTAATCCTGCTTTTGTTACGCAAGTCAATGAGCACTTTTTAAAAGATTTGGAGCAATGTAAATCATACTTCTCCCAAAAAAATGTACCTTGGGCACTGGTAATTCCTGAAACAACACCCAGTTTATCAAAAGAGGAATGTCAACTACCTCCAGATTATAAATTAGTCGATAGCGGTGTGGGGATGGTATTTGATCTTTTATCGCATAATCTGCACGCTGCTGACGTCGGACTTGAATTTAAATTAATGAATGACGATTTAGATACCTGGAGTATTCCCCTGATTCATGGTTTTCAATCAACACCAGAAATTACTCAGATTTATACGCTACGACATGCCGAGGCATTGAAAAAATGCAAAGGAATTTACCATTTTTCTGGATTCCTCGCGGGCGAAGCGGTTGTATCGATGACATTAACCGTCAAGGAGCACCTTGCCCGCATCGATGATCTAGCCACACTCCCTAACGTTCAAAAGCGTGGCTTTGCAAGTGCCATGATGACTTATGCATTAAAAAATGCTTTGGCGTTGAAGGTCCAAAACTGCTTTTTAGAAGCATCAAAAGCAGGTCTAAATCTGTATCAACGCATTGGTTTTCAACCACTTTTTACAAACCATTACTATGAGCTATAA
- a CDS encoding alkene reductase, translating to MTTNREILFTPFQLRDLTVKNRIVMAPLTRNRSIHGIDTPSELNATYYAQRADAGLIIAEATQISPTAKGYAWTPGIYSQEQIAGWKLVTDAVHARGGAIYLQLWHVGRISHPSLQPGGIAPVAPSAIPATGQRTFIENGTFVEVGTPRALKRSEIPAIIEDYRIAARNAISAGFDGVEIHAANGYLIHQFLCDGTNLRTDQYGGSITNRLRFALEVTSAVVSEIGAHRTGIRIAPVSHANGVTETSPSAVFFPLVQELSRFNLAYVHVIEGETQGPRDLYGFDFHALRKAFDGPWMVNNGYNLEMAVEAISSGYADLIAFGRYFISNPDLVTRFKKNAPLNELDRATLYGGSGKGYTDYPFLQ from the coding sequence ATGACCACAAATCGCGAAATTTTGTTTACTCCATTTCAATTGAGAGACCTTACTGTAAAAAACCGTATCGTCATGGCTCCACTCACCCGAAACCGTTCAATACATGGAATTGATACTCCCTCAGAACTGAATGCCACCTACTATGCACAACGTGCAGACGCAGGTTTAATCATTGCAGAGGCAACACAAATTTCTCCTACAGCCAAAGGATATGCTTGGACGCCTGGAATCTATTCTCAGGAACAAATTGCAGGATGGAAATTGGTAACGGATGCGGTTCATGCACGTGGTGGGGCAATTTATTTGCAACTCTGGCATGTAGGAAGAATTTCACATCCTTCTCTTCAACCAGGAGGTATTGCTCCCGTTGCTCCCTCTGCCATTCCGGCAACCGGACAACGCACATTTATTGAAAATGGTACTTTTGTCGAGGTTGGTACACCACGTGCATTAAAGCGAAGTGAAATTCCGGCAATTATCGAAGATTATCGAATTGCTGCAAGGAATGCAATTTCAGCTGGGTTTGATGGGGTTGAAATTCATGCTGCGAATGGATATCTCATTCATCAATTTTTGTGTGATGGTACCAATCTTCGGACTGACCAATATGGTGGCTCGATCACAAATCGACTGCGTTTTGCTCTGGAGGTGACCAGTGCGGTTGTTTCTGAAATTGGTGCACATCGAACAGGAATCCGCATTGCACCCGTAAGTCATGCCAATGGCGTTACCGAAACGTCACCTAGCGCCGTTTTTTTTCCCCTTGTCCAGGAGCTGAGCCGATTCAATTTGGCTTATGTTCATGTTATTGAAGGAGAAACTCAAGGACCACGTGACCTTTATGGTTTTGATTTCCATGCATTACGAAAAGCGTTTGACGGACCCTGGATGGTGAATAATGGGTATAATTTAGAAATGGCAGTTGAAGCGATTTCAAGTGGCTATGCTGATCTTATTGCTTTTGGACGGTATTTTATTTCCAATCCAGATCTGGTGACGCGATTTAAAAAGAATGCACCATTGAATGAATTAGACCGCGCGACTTTATATGGAGGTAGTGGAAAAGGATATACTGATTATCCCTTTTTGCAGTGA
- a CDS encoding SphA family protein, with the protein MQWKGILHSCFSLAILLGAPSALAYDEPVVNLGYTSFYDGSPPSGPGFYFQDYFQYYTSNRFNDKNGNELPLPRTDLDVVANVTQFIYVSTKKIFGANLGLSTLLPWVVNAKVRDGLDNRVLKADSGPGDLWIGPALQFDPIMRKDGRGPLFVMRLDLDVIMPIGRYSSINAINPSSHFWSLNPYWAFTFWMTPKWSTSARLHYLWNGVNHSPNVSFGPNVHSTQAGQAVFGDIAVGYALMEKLTVGVNGYFFNQITDTLVNGVGVPGRKESVWAIGPGMVYSLSKNHFVFLNVYSEQDARNRAQGTNGILRFVAHF; encoded by the coding sequence ATGCAATGGAAAGGAATACTGCATTCTTGCTTTAGTTTAGCAATCCTATTAGGCGCACCATCAGCCCTAGCTTATGATGAACCGGTTGTAAATTTAGGTTATACCAGTTTTTATGATGGAAGTCCGCCCTCAGGACCCGGTTTTTACTTTCAAGATTATTTTCAATACTACACATCCAATCGTTTTAACGACAAAAATGGTAATGAATTGCCTCTGCCCCGCACCGATCTTGACGTTGTTGCGAATGTGACCCAGTTTATTTATGTGTCTACAAAAAAAATTTTCGGCGCTAACTTAGGTTTATCGACACTCCTGCCCTGGGTGGTCAATGCCAAGGTACGTGATGGTTTGGACAATAGAGTATTAAAAGCTGATAGTGGTCCTGGTGATTTGTGGATCGGTCCTGCACTGCAATTTGATCCGATCATGCGCAAAGACGGAAGAGGACCTTTATTTGTTATGCGTCTGGACCTGGACGTGATTATGCCCATTGGGCGATACAGCAGTATCAACGCGATTAATCCCAGCAGCCACTTTTGGTCTTTAAATCCTTACTGGGCTTTTACCTTTTGGATGACACCTAAATGGTCCACCTCCGCAAGACTGCATTATCTGTGGAATGGTGTGAATCATAGCCCCAATGTGTCCTTTGGTCCGAATGTGCATTCCACTCAGGCAGGACAAGCTGTTTTTGGGGACATTGCGGTGGGTTATGCACTCATGGAAAAGCTTACTGTGGGCGTAAATGGCTACTTTTTCAATCAAATTACCGACACCCTAGTTAATGGTGTTGGGGTTCCAGGCCGCAAGGAAAGTGTGTGGGCGATTGGCCCAGGAATGGTGTACAGTCTTAGCAAAAATCACTTTGTCTTTTTAAATGTGTATTCTGAGCAAGATGCTAGAAATCGAGCTCAAGGCACTAACGGGATACTGCGTTTTGTGGCTCATTTTTAA
- a CDS encoding protein kinase domain-containing protein: MTNQGKDKKSSSFTLFPVTQHNGTVVYYASDFSQELGHSVYKGHQCTLIDNEPVDLKPRRVNKEELIIDEKKPVSIKLYDDRQHPSPFQFYASQKALLNIEGRDVLIMDYIDGFHIYPDSSDNPELNQLTFFQAVDVSWQLILRLNHLHYNNTSGSSIVHGDIHGENVKIKMNAIMDAEEKRYKFEVSYLDLDYAKPIIRKPQIPQGTPEHIASEILQGDYSESSDFFALAPLLLSVFGAKNPLKKIIEFRNNNPHMKSDKLIRAFRELGFCSEGLFEHFDNKPSPFICELIKKFILQMGEKNKESRPSPDAILEFFTALRQLLLIDEGADNDKECLILRLCIAAKEERWLTEKKYQTLFFNLNESLQNRLITLMNQNQCIILYKIAQEKKTPVSLVNQLRAKIAVHLREQIDLLGTSSWPNLLFLSSITRHDLQWLLDCYEHNDATVFYSEEYKKTRKKLACCAEKNLVPLISIVTEGITSTIDSSTPSINEDRIHQIT, encoded by the coding sequence ATGACCAATCAAGGAAAAGATAAAAAATCATCATCCTTTACCTTATTTCCAGTGACACAACACAATGGAACGGTAGTGTATTATGCCTCTGATTTTTCCCAGGAGTTAGGCCATTCGGTTTATAAGGGACATCAATGTACATTGATCGACAATGAACCTGTTGATTTAAAACCGCGGCGCGTTAATAAGGAAGAGCTGATCATTGATGAAAAAAAGCCGGTATCAATAAAGCTTTATGACGACAGACAACATCCGTCTCCTTTTCAATTTTATGCGTCACAGAAAGCGCTCTTAAATATCGAAGGCCGGGATGTGCTTATCATGGATTATATTGATGGGTTTCATATTTACCCAGATTCCAGCGACAATCCAGAACTAAATCAATTAACTTTTTTTCAAGCGGTCGATGTGTCTTGGCAATTAATTCTAAGACTGAACCACCTTCATTATAACAATACCAGCGGCTCTTCCATTGTTCATGGTGACATCCATGGTGAGAATGTCAAAATAAAAATGAATGCCATCATGGATGCTGAAGAAAAAAGATATAAATTTGAGGTGTCTTACTTAGATCTCGATTATGCCAAACCCATAATTCGAAAACCGCAAATCCCTCAAGGGACTCCTGAACATATCGCCTCTGAAATACTTCAAGGCGACTATTCTGAATCGAGTGATTTTTTTGCATTAGCACCGCTTTTATTGAGTGTCTTTGGTGCGAAAAATCCCCTAAAAAAAATAATTGAATTCAGAAATAATAATCCACATATGAAGTCAGATAAACTCATTAGGGCATTTCGTGAGCTTGGTTTTTGTAGCGAAGGTCTCTTTGAGCATTTTGATAACAAACCGAGCCCATTTATTTGTGAGTTGATAAAAAAATTTATCCTGCAAATGGGTGAAAAAAATAAGGAAAGTAGACCTTCACCCGATGCAATACTTGAATTCTTTACAGCATTAAGGCAATTGCTCCTCATCGATGAAGGGGCTGATAACGATAAAGAGTGTTTGATCTTGCGGCTTTGTATCGCTGCCAAAGAGGAGCGTTGGTTAACCGAGAAAAAATATCAAACCTTATTTTTTAATTTGAATGAATCGTTGCAAAATAGATTAATTACGTTAATGAACCAGAATCAATGCATTATCCTCTATAAAATTGCTCAAGAAAAAAAAACGCCTGTCTCACTGGTCAATCAATTAAGGGCAAAAATTGCAGTTCATCTAAGGGAACAAATTGATTTATTAGGAACATCATCTTGGCCAAATCTGCTTTTCTTATCTTCAATAACGCGACATGACCTGCAATGGTTACTTGACTGTTATGAACATAATGATGCCACAGTTTTTTACTCGGAAGAATATAAAAAAACAAGAAAAAAATTAGCGTGTTGTGCTGAAAAAAATTTAGTGCCGTTAATCTCCATTGTTACTGAAGGAATTACTAGTACTATAGACTCCTCAACTCCAAGTATTAACGAGGACCGAATACATCAGATTACTTGA
- a CDS encoding fused DSP-PTPase phosphatase/NAD kinase-like protein, which translates to MSLKHIIASFITFSLTQGLGFAQTETKVCDGSIHNPCIVEDSEFSFSPLKWFRDASMIAAAYQGNTLGIGNLAISGSEEPSEKGWKDISEYLAKHGRSRVLVLDLRQESHGYINGRAITLVSEYDWINRGKTNAQSLADQEHWLKSLRAQKKINGVLSSQQFAAKEYSSGKTIPVKVVKNEADLVSRLGFDYHRLYVTDHAAPTDSEVDAFLEIIKNTSKDTWFHLHCRGGKGRTTTFFVMFDMLKNADKVSFEEIIARHASIPPYYNLSEVHRADPFLTPYYEQRFIFLSRFYLFAQQFLKGYQGTWSQWNSERADLDKV; encoded by the coding sequence ATGAGCCTGAAGCACATAATCGCTTCTTTTATCACCTTTTCGTTGACTCAGGGATTGGGTTTCGCACAAACAGAAACTAAGGTATGTGATGGCAGTATCCATAATCCTTGTATCGTAGAAGACAGTGAATTTTCCTTTTCTCCATTAAAATGGTTTCGTGATGCCTCCATGATCGCCGCTGCATACCAGGGAAATACCCTAGGCATTGGAAATTTAGCGATTTCTGGTAGTGAGGAGCCAAGTGAAAAGGGGTGGAAAGATATCTCTGAGTATCTTGCCAAGCACGGTAGGTCAAGAGTGTTGGTACTGGATTTACGTCAAGAAAGCCATGGTTACATTAATGGAAGGGCGATTACCTTAGTGAGTGAGTACGATTGGATAAATCGAGGAAAAACTAACGCTCAAAGCCTTGCAGATCAAGAACATTGGCTAAAGTCATTAAGAGCTCAGAAAAAGATAAATGGCGTTTTATCCTCACAACAGTTTGCAGCCAAGGAATACTCCAGCGGCAAAACCATTCCTGTTAAAGTAGTAAAAAATGAAGCGGATTTGGTTTCTCGATTAGGTTTTGATTATCACCGTTTATATGTTACTGATCATGCTGCACCAACTGATTCAGAGGTTGATGCGTTTTTGGAAATAATTAAAAATACTTCTAAAGATACCTGGTTTCATCTACATTGTCGCGGAGGAAAGGGCAGGACCACGACTTTTTTTGTAATGTTTGACATGTTAAAAAATGCAGATAAAGTAAGTTTTGAAGAAATTATTGCACGACATGCCTCAATACCTCCCTATTATAATTTGTCTGAAGTGCATCGCGCTGATCCTTTCCTAACTCCTTATTACGAGCAAAGATTCATTTTTCTTTCTCGTTTTTATCTGTTTGCACAACAATTTTTAAAGGGATATCAAGGAACATGGAGTCAGTGGAATTCAGAACGTGCCGATTTGGATAAGGTATAG
- a CDS encoding FAD-dependent monooxygenase, whose translation MKVAIIGGSIAGCALALLLKDQFEVTVFERAHDLKSRGAGITLSIELLNHLIAQNLIDQDTLAHTLTMRSFYCKTANEPVHGKFLWQQGISMASLHWDTLFINFRKRIPDSIYRQGVKVIGVQLDEHAGQITLASGETERFDLIVFADGVQSIGRTLITNTLPKYSGYVAWRGTLEFERIKNKTLFNDQARYYCFDKGHLLTYPVYHHQTNKLNWVFYEKLTHKDLENLGSTTLNDFSLEAKHHLHQLARDQLPEIAAQVIFDTPSPFMQKIVDVCVNRLITQGALLLGDASAVLRPHVGNGASLAIQDALSLSEHLKQYDDFQKAISAWEKDSLPKRLAMYALSKRMADALVLHPVPWQEINEAEMDVWWEQIILGEKWYTTPTQKT comes from the coding sequence TTGAAAGTTGCTATTATTGGAGGTTCTATAGCAGGTTGTGCCTTGGCCTTATTATTGAAAGATCAGTTTGAAGTCACGGTTTTTGAGCGAGCCCATGATTTAAAGTCTCGCGGAGCAGGGATTACACTTTCTATTGAATTATTAAATCATTTAATTGCCCAAAATCTTATTGATCAAGACACATTAGCCCATACATTAACAATGCGTAGTTTTTATTGCAAAACAGCGAATGAACCAGTTCATGGGAAATTTTTATGGCAACAGGGAATTTCCATGGCCAGTTTGCATTGGGACACTTTATTTATTAACTTTAGGAAACGAATCCCTGATTCGATCTATCGTCAAGGTGTTAAAGTCATTGGGGTACAACTTGATGAACACGCTGGCCAAATTACTTTGGCGTCTGGTGAAACCGAACGCTTTGATTTGATTGTATTTGCTGATGGGGTGCAATCCATAGGCAGAACGTTGATCACCAATACACTGCCGAAATATTCAGGCTATGTAGCATGGCGAGGGACCCTAGAGTTTGAGCGCATAAAAAATAAAACCCTTTTCAACGATCAAGCACGATACTATTGTTTTGATAAGGGTCACTTATTAACCTATCCGGTATATCACCATCAGACCAATAAATTGAACTGGGTATTTTATGAAAAATTAACGCATAAAGACCTAGAAAATTTAGGTTCAACCACTTTAAATGACTTTTCTTTAGAAGCGAAACACCATCTACATCAATTAGCACGAGACCAATTGCCTGAGATTGCAGCACAAGTTATTTTCGATACCCCTAGTCCTTTTATGCAAAAAATTGTGGATGTCTGTGTCAATCGCCTTATCACTCAAGGAGCCCTTTTATTGGGTGATGCAAGTGCGGTGTTACGGCCGCATGTGGGAAATGGTGCTTCCTTAGCGATTCAGGATGCACTCAGTCTTAGTGAACACCTCAAGCAATACGATGATTTCCAAAAAGCAATTTCTGCATGGGAAAAAGATTCTCTCCCCAAACGCCTGGCTATGTATGCGTTATCAAAACGAATGGCGGACGCTTTAGTATTGCACCCTGTTCCATGGCAAGAAATAAACGAAGCTGAAATGGACGTGTGGTGGGAACAAATCATCCTAGGAGAAAAGTGGTATACAACTCCCACCCAAAAGACTTAG
- a CDS encoding nitroreductase family protein: MATSKKNKEVKPLMSEIEAIYKRRAVRNYTADKLDKAVIHSLLDSAVQAPTAMHEEPWSFVVIQDQDTLNQLSNSVKALIYTEAHNYPKIQMRHLQQLVNNPDFHAFYNASTLLVIYSKYHGPFVAADCWLAAENLMLTACAQGLGTCVIGLAVSALNTPEWKTKLNLPSDITAIAPIIVGIPASVPAVVPRKSPEILAWR; this comes from the coding sequence ATGGCTACTTCAAAAAAAAATAAAGAAGTAAAACCTCTAATGAGTGAAATTGAAGCAATTTATAAGCGACGTGCTGTACGTAATTACACCGCAGATAAACTCGACAAAGCCGTCATTCATTCATTGCTTGATTCTGCAGTTCAAGCGCCAACGGCCATGCATGAAGAGCCTTGGTCCTTTGTTGTCATTCAAGACCAGGATACCCTAAATCAGTTATCCAACAGCGTGAAAGCACTGATCTACACTGAGGCCCATAATTATCCCAAAATACAAATGAGGCATCTGCAACAACTCGTAAATAATCCTGATTTTCATGCATTTTATAATGCAAGTACGCTCCTTGTTATTTACAGCAAATACCACGGCCCTTTTGTGGCAGCCGATTGTTGGTTGGCTGCTGAAAACTTAATGCTGACTGCCTGTGCCCAAGGACTAGGGACCTGTGTTATTGGTCTTGCCGTTTCAGCACTCAATACCCCCGAGTGGAAGACAAAACTCAATCTTCCCTCTGATATCACAGCAATTGCGCCAATTATAGTAGGTATTCCAGCGAGTGTCCCCGCGGTGGTACCTCGTAAATCACCAGAAATTCTGGCGTGGAGATAA
- a CDS encoding KUP/HAK/KT family potassium transporter: MRTTVGLTIGFGKSDNLAAAYEIAVSATLLATSAQLFIPLRQVWYWDVLGSGIITGLY, translated from the coding sequence ATGAGAACAACAGTTGGTCTTACTATTGGATTTGGAAAATCAGATAATCTGGCAGCAGCTTATGAGATAGCCGTATCAGCAACGTTGCTTGCAACCTCGGCACAGTTATTTATCCCATTGCGTCAAGTATGGTATTGGGATGTTCTAGGGTCTGGAATAATTACAGGTCTATACTGA
- a CDS encoding universal stress protein — MYQKILVAIDDSDTSMHAFNEAIELSKIHHAKLLIVHITNEFYAPYVGTGVDYEKLEASFKEYGHQFLSTMQTIARERSADCEAQLLEMNSTQETVADKIIAAAKQWPADLIVVGTHGRRGFQHLLLGSVAEGVIRNASIPVLLIRGKQSTQ, encoded by the coding sequence ATGTATCAAAAAATTTTAGTTGCGATTGATGACAGTGATACATCAATGCATGCCTTTAATGAAGCCATTGAGTTAAGCAAAATACATCATGCAAAATTACTCATTGTGCATATAACCAATGAGTTTTATGCCCCATATGTGGGAACCGGAGTGGATTATGAAAAACTGGAAGCTTCATTTAAGGAATACGGCCACCAATTTTTGAGCACGATGCAAACAATTGCTCGGGAGCGCAGTGCAGATTGTGAGGCTCAATTACTTGAAATGAATTCAACGCAAGAAACCGTTGCAGATAAAATCATTGCAGCAGCAAAACAATGGCCAGCCGATTTAATTGTCGTTGGAACTCATGGTCGACGAGGTTTTCAGCATTTATTATTAGGCAGCGTTGCTGAAGGAGTGATTCGCAATGCATCCATACCGGTTCTACTTATTCGCGGCAAACAATCAACTCAATGA
- a CDS encoding GNAT family N-acetyltransferase produces the protein MEGKVDDNVVPPSTPKYVLDYPNKDDISVFFNYVKNESAMAEIYFENEEEEKLEDDTVELFNKNGKSLHKDGKRCDLMLVLRDKGKVIGFIELRLIQNSEDISQLYSLFVSKEYRCKGLANLMMVQAFNFFVNTRQTQMSVSPTADSLAVYNKFAFYPPDLDDIGISGWFQKTEKERLDELEDSPSKYLLLDLGKESCKHAFNNHCAKALQNVLKFEMSKNLKEDSNINVFGWRKKASTPTLLSRSDLAVLSTPEANKKRKAEVEVVVEEDIQSETALNLGSDKKIR, from the coding sequence ATGGAAGGAAAAGTAGATGATAATGTCGTTCCACCGAGTACGCCGAAGTATGTTCTAGATTATCCTAATAAAGATGATATTTCTGTCTTTTTCAATTACGTGAAGAACGAAAGCGCGATGGCAGAAATTTATTTTGAAAATGAAGAAGAGGAAAAATTAGAGGATGATACGGTTGAGCTATTTAACAAAAATGGAAAATCGCTCCATAAAGATGGCAAGAGATGTGATTTAATGCTTGTTTTGCGAGATAAAGGCAAGGTTATTGGTTTTATCGAATTAAGGCTAATCCAAAATTCAGAAGATATATCCCAATTATATAGTCTATTTGTAAGTAAAGAATATCGCTGTAAAGGACTGGCTAACTTAATGATGGTGCAGGCTTTTAATTTTTTCGTAAATACAAGGCAGACGCAAATGTCCGTCAGTCCAACAGCAGATTCCCTTGCCGTTTATAATAAATTTGCTTTTTATCCACCAGATCTTGATGATATTGGGATAAGTGGCTGGTTTCAAAAAACGGAGAAGGAAAGGCTTGATGAGTTAGAAGACTCACCTTCAAAGTATCTTCTATTGGATTTAGGAAAAGAATCCTGTAAGCACGCTTTTAACAATCATTGTGCCAAAGCTTTGCAAAATGTTCTCAAATTTGAGATGTCGAAAAATTTAAAAGAAGATTCAAACATTAATGTATTTGGCTGGAGAAAAAAAGCGAGTACCCCCACTTTATTATCGAGAAGTGATTTGGCAGTTTTAAGTACCCCGGAAGCTAATAAAAAGAGAAAAGCCGAAGTCGAAGTCGTAGTTGAAGAGGATATACAATCTGAAACGGCATTAAATTTAGGATCTGACAAGAAAATCCGGTGA